A genomic window from Blastococcus saxobsidens DD2 includes:
- the pcrA gene encoding DNA helicase PcrA, translating into MSSLQQSLPGTAALPRSAPGSLGRELDRMLAGLNGPQRDAVVHEGSPLLIVAGAGSGKTRVLTHRIAYLLGARGVQPGEILAITFTNKAAGEMKERVAALVGPRARSMWVSTFHSMCVRILRAEAAKLGMKSSFTIYDQGDSIRLMTMVARDLDLHAKRFPGRSLANQVSNLKNELVDEDAFSPQTPPERVLKDAYTLYQRRLREAHAMDFDDLIMTTVHLLQAFPDVAEHYRRRFRHVLVDEYQDTNHAQYMLVRELTGTGEGPVPQAELCVVGDADQSIYAFRGATIRNIDEFERDYPQATTILLEQNYRSTQRILKAANQVISKNTGRRPKNLWTDSGDGELIEGYVADNEHDEAAWVAEQIDALVDEGTARPADIAVFYRTNNASRVFEEVFIRVGMPYKVVGGVRFYERKEVRDALAYLKLVANPADVVSLRRIINVPKRGIGDKAESCIESFADRERIAFGTALRRCAEVPDLATRSLKALQEFVSLLEEFEQLVETGSGPAALLESILDRTGYLAELQASTDPQDEGRVDNLNELISVAAEFEAASPGGTVTDFLEQVSLVADADQIPGPGGPGEDTAGVVTLMTLHTAKGLEFPVVFVTGMEDGVFPHLRALGDPRELEEERRLAYVGITRARQRLFISRATVRTSWGQPAYNPPSRFLDELPAETVHWARTDPAPAPSTGYRSAQTRVAATGLSTGGLRGGAGNRQVISVEVGDRVSHDAFGLGTVVEVTGVGDKAQATVDFGSGGTKRLVLRYAPLVKL; encoded by the coding sequence TTGAGCAGCCTCCAGCAGTCCCTCCCCGGCACCGCCGCCCTGCCGCGCTCCGCACCCGGCTCGCTGGGGCGGGAGCTGGACCGGATGCTGGCCGGCCTCAACGGCCCCCAGCGGGACGCCGTCGTCCACGAGGGCAGCCCGCTGCTGATCGTCGCCGGCGCCGGATCCGGGAAGACCCGGGTGCTCACGCACCGGATCGCCTACCTGCTGGGCGCCCGCGGGGTGCAGCCGGGGGAGATCCTGGCGATCACCTTCACCAACAAGGCCGCCGGCGAGATGAAGGAGCGCGTCGCCGCTCTGGTCGGGCCGCGGGCGCGATCGATGTGGGTGTCGACGTTCCACTCGATGTGCGTGCGCATCCTGCGCGCCGAGGCGGCCAAGCTGGGCATGAAGTCGTCGTTCACCATCTACGACCAGGGCGACTCGATCCGGCTGATGACGATGGTCGCCCGCGACCTGGACCTGCACGCCAAGCGCTTCCCGGGGCGCAGCCTCGCCAACCAGGTGTCGAACCTGAAGAACGAGCTGGTCGACGAGGACGCGTTCTCGCCGCAGACCCCGCCGGAGCGGGTGCTCAAGGACGCGTACACGCTCTACCAGCGGCGGTTGCGCGAGGCGCACGCCATGGACTTCGACGACCTGATCATGACGACGGTCCACCTCCTGCAGGCGTTCCCCGACGTCGCGGAGCACTACCGCCGCCGGTTCCGCCACGTGCTCGTCGACGAATACCAGGACACGAACCACGCCCAATACATGCTGGTCCGGGAACTCACCGGCACCGGCGAGGGCCCGGTGCCGCAGGCCGAGCTGTGCGTCGTCGGTGACGCCGACCAGTCGATCTACGCCTTCCGCGGCGCGACGATCCGCAACATCGACGAGTTCGAGCGCGACTACCCGCAGGCCACGACGATCCTGCTGGAGCAGAACTACCGCTCCACCCAGCGGATCCTCAAGGCGGCCAACCAGGTCATCTCCAAGAACACCGGCCGCCGTCCCAAGAACCTGTGGACGGACTCGGGCGACGGCGAGCTGATCGAGGGCTACGTCGCCGACAACGAGCACGACGAGGCCGCCTGGGTCGCCGAGCAGATCGATGCCCTGGTCGACGAGGGCACGGCCAGGCCTGCCGACATCGCGGTCTTCTACCGCACGAACAACGCCTCGCGGGTGTTCGAAGAGGTCTTCATCCGCGTCGGCATGCCCTACAAGGTCGTCGGCGGGGTGCGGTTCTACGAGCGCAAGGAGGTCCGCGACGCGCTGGCCTACCTGAAGCTGGTGGCCAACCCGGCCGACGTGGTGAGCCTGCGCCGGATCATCAACGTGCCCAAGCGGGGTATCGGCGACAAGGCCGAGTCGTGCATCGAGTCCTTCGCCGACCGGGAGCGGATCGCGTTCGGCACGGCGCTGCGGCGGTGTGCCGAGGTGCCCGACCTCGCGACGCGCTCCCTGAAGGCCTTGCAGGAGTTCGTCTCGCTGCTCGAGGAGTTCGAGCAGCTGGTCGAGACCGGCTCGGGTCCGGCCGCGCTCCTGGAGAGCATCCTCGACCGCACCGGCTACCTGGCCGAGCTGCAGGCCAGCACCGATCCGCAGGACGAGGGGCGGGTCGACAACCTCAACGAGCTCATCTCGGTGGCCGCCGAGTTCGAGGCCGCGAGCCCGGGGGGCACGGTCACCGACTTCCTGGAGCAGGTCTCCCTGGTGGCCGACGCCGACCAGATCCCAGGTCCCGGGGGACCCGGGGAGGACACAGCCGGCGTGGTGACGCTGATGACCCTGCACACCGCCAAGGGGCTGGAGTTCCCGGTCGTGTTCGTGACCGGTATGGAGGACGGCGTCTTCCCGCACCTGCGCGCGCTCGGCGACCCGCGGGAGCTGGAGGAGGAGCGCCGGCTGGCCTACGTGGGGATCACCCGGGCGCGGCAGCGGCTGTTCATCTCGCGGGCGACGGTGCGAACCAGCTGGGGGCAGCCGGCCTACAACCCGCCGTCGCGGTTCCTCGACGAGCTCCCGGCCGAGACCGTGCACTGGGCCCGCACCGACCCGGCCCCGGCGCCGTCGACCGGTTACCGGTCGGCGCAGACGCGGGTGGCGGCCACCGGGCTCTCCACGGGCGGTCTGCGCGGCGGGGCCGGCAACCGGCAGGTGATCTCCGTGGAGGTCGGCGACCGGGTGAGCCACGACGCCTTCGGGCTGGGCACGGTGGTCGAGGTGACCGGCGTGGGCGACAAGGCCCAGGCCACGGTCGACTTCGGCTCCGGCGGCACCAAGCGCCTCGTCCTCCGGTACGCCCCGCTCGTCAAACTCTGA
- a CDS encoding chorismate mutase — protein MSTLTVPPAAGPTAPQDPAERIGELRGAIDACDAEIIELVRRRLEISQEIGALRSASGGTRLSLAREQQVLSRFRAELGPDGAALGMMLLRQGRGRL, from the coding sequence ATGAGCACCCTCACCGTCCCCCCTGCCGCCGGCCCGACGGCGCCGCAGGACCCCGCCGAGCGGATCGGCGAACTGCGCGGCGCGATCGACGCCTGCGACGCCGAGATCATCGAACTCGTGCGCCGCCGCCTGGAGATCTCCCAGGAGATCGGCGCCCTGCGCTCCGCCTCCGGCGGCACCCGCCTCTCGCTCGCCCGGGAGCAGCAGGTGCTGTCCCGCTTCCGCGCCGAGCTCGGCCCCGACGGCGCGGCGCTGGGGATGATGCTGCTGCGCCAGGGGCGCGGCCGGCTCTGA